From Apium graveolens cultivar Ventura chromosome 9, ASM990537v1, whole genome shotgun sequence, the proteins below share one genomic window:
- the LOC141687440 gene encoding putative carboxylesterase 13 — MSFLVQLAKSRLETNSNKTTADIAHDLTPFFTVYKDGTIHRHFGRPFMPAPENLNGVKSKDVVVSTDPQVTARIFLPEYLTRGEKLPLLMYIHGGGFSVESALSTFYSPYTSSIASQCNVMVISVDYRLAPEHPIPSCYDDSWEALKWVVSHASGSGPDPWVNEHADFGRVFLAGDSAGANIAHTMATWAGVKGLESGVKISGLILVHPFFGNDKPDKLWNYCCSAETGLDDPRLNPAANPGLLAKLGCKKVLIATAENDFLSPRGWSYYEALKKSGWKGEVEIVETKGKDHVFHLFDPNCEKAGSLMKLIATFINDDKVLSLL, encoded by the coding sequence ATGAGTTTTCTAGTACAATTGGCGAAATCTCGTTTGGAaacaaactcaaacaaaaccaCCGCCGACATTGCTCATGACCTGACTCCATTTTTCACAGTGTACAAAGATGGCACAATTCACAGACATTTTGGCCGACCATTTATGCCCGCACCAGAAAATCTAAACGGTGTTAAATCAAAAGATGTTGTGGTTTCAACTGATCCTCAAGTTACTGCTCGCATTTTCTTGCCCGAGTATTTGACACGGGGAGAGAAACTCCCCCTGTTAATGTACATTCACGGAGGCGGATTCTCAGTTGAATCCGCCTTATCGACTTTTTACTCTCCTTATACTTCGTCCATTGCGTCGCAGTGCAATGTGATGGTTATTTCGGTTGATTACCGGCTTGCACCCGAACATCCAATCCCGTCATGTTATGATGATTCATGGGAAGCCCTGAAATGGGTTGTTTCTCATGCATCCGGGTCGGGGCCTGACCCGTGGGTAAACGAGCATGCGGATTTCGGGCGGGTATTTTTGGCGGGTGATAGTGCGGGAGCGAATATTGCACATACAATGGCTACTTGGGCGGGTGTAAAAGGACTCGAGTCGGGTGTTAAAATCTCGGGTTTAATTTTGGTCCATCCGTTTTTCGGGAATGACAAACCCGATAAGTTATGGAATTATTGTTGCTCGGCTGAAACGGGTCTTGACGACCCGAGATTAAACCCGGCTGCGAATCCGGGTTTGTTGGCAAAGCTTGGGTGCAAGAAAGTGTTGATTGCTACGGCTGAGAATGATTTTTTGAGTCCAAGAGGTTGGAGTTACTATGAGGCTTTGAAAAAGAGTGGGTGGAAAGGAGAGGTTGAGATTGTGGAGACTAAAGGGAAGGATCATGTGTTTCATTTGTTCGACCCGAATTGTGAAAAGGCCGGATCACTAATGAAATTGATAGCAACTTTCATCAATGATGACAAGGTTCTATCTTTGTTATAG